Genomic DNA from Triticum dicoccoides isolate Atlit2015 ecotype Zavitan chromosome 4B, WEW_v2.0, whole genome shotgun sequence:
TACCAGATCTGAAATTATATAACAACTACAGCAAGGAGACTTTACCTGATCACGCTCTTCAACCTTAATTACAGACTTTTTCAGCTCCAAATCAAGATCCACTTTTGATGACTTGGTAATCGTGGTGAACCGCCTCTTACACAATGGACACCTTGACTCGACCTTAGACCACTCCATGATGCACGCGAAGCAAAAGTAGTGTGAGCAACAATTCAGCACTCCCTGTAGAGTCGTCCTCTGATCCTCAGAGAGGCATATCCCACACCAGGGCTTCCCAGCATCTACTAGTTCTTTTTTCTCCTTTCCTTTGTCccatccattccttgtaaaagaaaGCCTCCTCGGTGACACAGACAGCATGGGCTGAGCCACCAGAGATTTAGCCTCTCCCAAGTCCCTGACATCCTTATCTGAGACATGGaattcagaatctgaggatgattgcGAGACGagtaacctcttcttcctcctggcCTCTTCTATCCTGTTATCACCCAATTCCTTGTCTGAGGCATGGaattcagactctgaggatgactgCAAGACACATGTCCTTTTCTTCCTCTTAACTTCTTCTTCTCTGACATCGCTTAATTCCTTATCTGATATATGGAATTCTGAATCTGAGGATGACTGCAAGACGCGTACCCTTTTCTTCGTCTTAACCTCTTCTTCTCTGACATCGCTCAATTCCTTATCCGAGACATGGAATTCAGAATCTGTGGATGACTGCAAGACGACCCTTTTCTTCGTCTTAACCTCTTCTCTGACATCGCTCAATTCCTTATCCGAGACATGGaattcagaatctgaggatgacccCGATACCCCCCTCCTTTTCCTCCCCTTCCTAACTGCAGCTCTCACTGGCTCACCCTCAGGTTCGTCTTCAGATGTTCCAAACTCAAATTCTGATGAGTCTGAATCAATAGCTGGCCATATATCTGCCTCGGCAACTGGCACTGGCCGGTCTACCGCCACCTGCCTCCCAAACCTGGCCTTCTTCCTTGAATTACGGTTTACCTTGACCTGTTCATCCTCCACGATGaagtcgtcgtcatcatcctcgtagTGCTCGATGACAGATCGCTTTCTTCGTCGCCTTACAGGCGCAGGCTTCCGAACCTTCCGCTTTGAAACCTTACTAGTATTActattcctcctcttcttccctcGTCGCTGCTTCGAAGCGGGTGTATTCTTAAGCCTCGGTATCGTTTTGGTGTGGCTGACACCGAGTCCGTCCTCTTCGTCGTCCTCAAAATCATCATCGTCACCCTCCAAATCAGGGTCGAAATCTGTGTCCTCGTCCCCTGCCCCCTCGTCCAAGTCAGGATCAAAGTCCATGTCCTCCTCCTCCGCATGCCTCGGCCGATTAGATCGCTGAGCCACCGGAGGCATTTTCGCTTTCTGGCTGCGGCCACCACATTTCGTCTCACAGTTGGACCGTCGCGGCTCCTCTTCCTCGTCGAGATCTTCCTGGTAGCCGCCAATCTCCtcatcttcctcgagctcctccgaGTAATCGTCGTCGTCTTCATACCTGCGCCGGCGAGACCGAGCGGGAGCCGGATTCGCCTTCCTCTTCACCAGCCGCTTTGGACGCGGCgtctcttcctcctcgtcctcgtcgtccaCCTCGTACTCCGCGTCcgagccgcctccctcctccccgGCACTAGAGGACGCGGCGTCTCTCCCTCCGTGGCCGTACTCCAGCtcgtcgacctcctcctcctcctcctcttcctccaacACATACTCCTCGTCGCTGTCGTCCCCCTCGAgcttccgccgccgccggcccctgCCCTCTCCCGTGCCCATACCTACCTACACACCAAATCACCACGAATCAGGACCAGATCGCCGGATCCCAACCTGAGACACCGCCGAAACCAAGCAGCCGCCAAATTACCACGCGAGAGCCGAGGCCGGAAGTCACCAGGGAAGAGCAGTGAAGCAGAGCAGCAGCCTCAGCTGGCAGCACCCTAACCCCGGATGGATTTGTGGATAATATTTTGCGGCGTGGATTTTGAATGGGCCTGTATAAATACGACCGGGTCAGAGAAGGCGGCGGTGACGGGAATTGGGGAGGCTCGGCTgagcggggaggggaggggaggggaggcgagcAGCTCGGANNNNNNNNNNNNNNNNNNNNNNNNNNNNNNNNNNNNNNNNNNNNNNNNNNNNNNNNNNNNNNNNNNNNNNNNNNNNNNNNNNNNNNNNNNNNNNNNNNNNNNNNNNNNNNNNNNNNNNNNNNNNNNNNNNNNNNNNNNNNNNNNNNNNNNNNNNNNNNNNNNNNNNNNNNNNNNNNNNNNNNNNNNNNNNNNNNNNNNNNNNNNNNNNNNNNNNNNNNNNNNNNNNNNNNNNNNNNNNNNNNNNNNNNNNNNNNNNNNNNNNNNNNNNNNNNNNNNNNNNNNNNNNNNNNNNNNNNNNNNNNNNNNNNNNNNNNNNNNNNNNNNNNNNNNNNNNNNNNNNNNNNNNNNNNNNNNNNNNNNNNNNNNNNNNNNNNNNNNNNNNNNNNNNNNNNNNNNNNNNNNNNNNNNNNNNNNNNNNNNNNNNNNNNNNNNNNNNNNNNNNNNNNNNNNNNNNNNNNNNNNNNNNNNNNNNNNNNNNNNNNNNNNNNNNNNNNNNNNNNNNNNNNNNNNNNNNNNNNNNNNNNNNNNNNNNNNNNNNNNNNNNNNNNNNNNNNNNNNNNNNNNNNNNNNNNNNNNNNNNNNNNNNNNNNNNNNNNNNNGGGAATGGAAGGGTGGAGGTTACGAGGGGAGGAGGGCGGGCGGAGGAAGCATCGCGTACGGGTACGGCAGAGggaggtggggtggggtggggttggGGAcgcgctggctggctggctggcttttATCGCCGCGTAGGTGGGAGTGGGGCGGGGTGGTGGTGGTTTGGGTTTGGCCAGCTCCACCGGCGCTTCGCTACTCCTCGCTAGTGGTTGGACCGTTGGCGTTGGCGTTGGCGTTGGCGTTGGCGTTGGAGTGCGCTGCTTTTGCTTGGACTAGTCGCCCGCGTCGCGGCCGCGGCGGCATCTTGGCCGTTCACATGCTTATTTTCGCTTGCGCCGCTGGTAACCCAGCTGGCCGACTGCTCGTTTGGTTCGGAGTATCAGGCAGCGCATCGGCCGAACTGGGCCTGGCCTAGTGGTGCCGGCGCCTGACGTGTCCGTGACTCGGCAGCAAAATTCGATTCGGTGGTACGTGCCCTGCCCATCCaggcatcatcatcgtcgtcgtcgtctcgtGGTGGCCTGGGGATCGGGCGGCTTTCCTGTGTTCTATTCCTTCACGCTAGGCTGTGTTGCACACAAATAGAGACAGACAGGGACAGGTACTCTCTGATGCAACCAGACTTATGAGATTCCAACAATCCCATTCCATATTCTGGCTCTTGCTCTTACATCTACTAACTTTGAAATAACTGCAAGGTCTACTAGACCGGAAAGCACACCCGACGACCCACGAGCTGGATCAAGCTCGTGTCGCAGCGGAGCCATGTTGCGGTATGCACATTTAGCAACACCAAAAATGTTGAATCAAAAAAAAAGACAGGAAAACGGTAATGTTCTTTCATTGATTCAATTCAAGACTAATATAGCAGTCCACTATCTAGCTCACTCACTGATCACAGCCGTGTCCCAACCATTTAGCAGCAGCGCCCAGTTGTCCACTTGTAACCTGCCTCTAGAGCGTACACTACCACCAATAGCCAAAATTCTGCAGCTGGTTGACAGGTTTCAACAGGGACGACTATATATATGGCAATCCATCACGAGAGGTAGTAAACTGTTTCTCCTATACCTACCGCGTTGCTGTCAAAATATAAGCAAATACTAATATGCTTTTACAGCTATATATATGTTTTTAAGCCTCAACAGTGGGCTGAAAATTGATCACCTCAACAATGTTTTTTCCTTCCAGGACCGTGTTACATAGAGCTGGGGCACACGGCGTGCTTTCACAGTCATCTATCTAACTACAAGTTTTTTGTTCTCAAGATCCACTGGGTAAGAAAGCGGTAAGGTTCTTTCATCTCAATCTGAAACTATTTCTAACAGTTCATATAATCTTGAGCAAAGCCGCATCTCAAGCATTTCTGCATTTGGGACCAACAATGCCCAAGTTGGCCAGCTGGAACAGCGGTTTGCAAAACTTATGCAGCAGGTTGGTTGATTTAAACACCAATGCCTATATGGCAATCAATCATGAGACGGAATTGCTGTAAAAATAAGCAGGCATCAAATTATGGAGCTTACAGTAAATGCCAAATATCGGATTATAAGAAAATAGTAATTTGTTGCTGTGAACCATAGGAGGCGGGTTTTTTTGTTCATTGCTGATAAAATCATTTTATGCTATGATCACTGTCGTACTTTGATACTTATAAACAATTTGTTCAAAGAAATGAATACATAACTAATTGGGGTTCCCTGCCTACAATTATGATGTGGACTTGCTTAGCTACTAGAAATGGAAGGAAATAAAAATTATTGTCACACCATACTCAAACCAAGAAATCTTAGCACATACCCAGGATACCAGCTGTCTTACTCTTAACTCGAGGAACAATTGCGTTATAAACTATAAACACTGATAAGTAATCAGCCAAGTGATCAGAGTAACAGTACCTTGCAGCTCCGTAGTACCTACTTCTCCCTACGTCACTCACACCTCGCCCCTGGTAGCAGAGGGTCAAGAGGCCTCCCATCAGAGCCAGGTCAGTGGAAGAGTAAATTCAGAACAGTTCTTTGTAATTCACAACGGTATAAATTttacagtttgtctaattcacatatagatgttttttaaggatgtcacatctaagctcccacaaatatataatgcagcaacaagaaaaaaaaactaggacaaaaaaaaatagaccacaaacagagtgaacATCAGCTTAATCCAAACAATctggatgtgtc
This window encodes:
- the LOC119292706 gene encoding uncharacterized protein LOC119292706, with the protein product MPPRPRRGRLVQAKAAHSNANANANANANGPTTSEDCSPPLPSPPRSAEPPQFPSPPPSLTRSYLYRPIQNPRRKILSTNPSGVRVLPAEAAALLHCSSLVTSGLGSRVVGMGTGEGRGRRRRKLEGDDSDEEYVLEEEEEEEEVDELEYGHGGRDAASSSAGEEGGGSDAEYEVDDEDEEEETPRPKRLVKRKANPAPARSRRRRYEDDDDYSEELEEDEEIGGYQEDLDEEEEPRRSNCETKCGGRSQKAKMPPVAQRSNRPRHAEEEDMDFDPDLDEGAGDEDTDFDPDLEGDDDDFEDDEEDGLGVSHTKTIPRLKNTPASKQRRGKKRRNSNTSKVSKRKVRKPAPVRRRRKRSVIEHYEDDDDDFIVEDEQVKVNRNSRKKARFGRQVAVDRPVPVAEADIWPAIDSDSSEFEFGTSEDEPEGEPVRAAVRKGRKRRGVSGSSSDSEFHVSDKELSDVREEVKTKKRVVLQSSTDSEFHVSDKELSDVREEEVKTKKRVRVLQSSSDSEFHISDKELSDVREEEVKRKKRTCVLQSSSESEFHASDKELGDNRIEEARRKKRLLVSQSSSDSEFHVSDKDVRDLGEAKSLVAQPMLSVSPRRLSFTRNGWDKGKEKKELVDAGKPWCGICLSEDQRTTLQGVLNCCSHYFCFACIMEWSKVESRCPLCKRRFTTITKSSKVDLDLELKKSVIKVEERDQVYQPTEEEIRRWLDPYENLMCIECNQGGEDSLMLLCDICDSSAHTYCVGLGREVPEGNWYCGGCRLSGEGSTHPRSLTNSNSAQLGTTAPISTFGRSPSINTWQTFQGFDLNVSPREIPRQNIHADSRASTLGVSTPTGRLATLSRRRGWIRALLDRQRHLISQDTGHDGVQHSGYAPRADPDHRNFCASSESNSLQHNDYLPRIEPNRRNFSSPWEANSSQSLLDDIRDQHGCFSSVQAQRNSTPCLFADGNNFQQAESVNSNIKHMCSISPR